From a single Candidatus Woesearchaeota archaeon genomic region:
- a CDS encoding endonuclease/exonuclease/phosphatase family protein: MNRLIVYNIEYCEGMTGQWWEYLYFWRIFFPPPGLDKQIVEHLKKLKPDILALVEVDTGSFRAKKDEVVYFEKQLGMKSFVEKVKYPVHGWLKLFHHVPILDKQANAIIAKKKLSKVKYHVFHEGTKRLVIEATIHLPKKVTLLLAHLALGGETRAQQIKELITMVNKIKNPVILMGDFNTFRGEEEIQSLLEKTHLHHQYEMDKTSQTLTEPTFHPSKRLDYILTSKQIKVKNYQVLNFHFSDHLPLMVDFEVK, translated from the coding sequence ATGAATCGACTTATTGTTTACAACATTGAATATTGCGAAGGAATGACTGGTCAATGGTGGGAATATCTTTATTTCTGGCGCATCTTTTTTCCCCCCCCAGGACTTGACAAACAGATTGTTGAACATCTCAAGAAGTTGAAACCTGATATCCTTGCGCTTGTTGAAGTGGACACTGGTTCATTTCGCGCAAAAAAAGATGAAGTGGTGTATTTTGAAAAGCAGCTTGGCATGAAAAGTTTTGTTGAGAAAGTAAAATATCCTGTCCACGGCTGGCTGAAGCTTTTTCATCATGTTCCTATTCTTGATAAACAAGCAAACGCGATCATCGCAAAGAAAAAATTATCCAAAGTAAAATACCATGTTTTTCATGAGGGAACAAAACGTCTTGTGATTGAAGCAACCATCCATCTTCCAAAAAAGGTGACTTTATTGCTTGCGCATCTCGCGCTTGGAGGAGAAACACGAGCGCAGCAGATTAAAGAACTCATTACAATGGTCAACAAGATTAAGAACCCTGTTATTCTCATGGGTGATTTTAACACGTTCCGTGGTGAAGAAGAAATTCAATCGCTTCTTGAGAAAACACATTTGCATCATCAATATGAGATGGACAAAACATCACAGACGCTCACTGAACCAACATTTCATCCGTCTAAACGACTTGATTATATCCTTACTTCTAAACAAATTAAAGTAAAGAATTATCAGGTCTTGAATTTTCATTTCTCTGATCATCTTCCATTGATGGTTGATTTTGAGGTGAAGTGA
- a CDS encoding aldo/keto reductase, whose translation MNNSHIEYTALGGSPLPVLGLGTWQIGGKLERSTSHDKEEIEALKTGIQLGLTHIDTAELYGEGHTEELVAQAIKQSKVPRKDLFITSKVMQQHLHYDDVLTACKKSLERLHTDYLDLYLVHFPNSQIPITETMRAMNELVENKMVRMIGASNFSVAELQEAQKYSKHKIVANQIEYSLLARDVGKYMKRMESEIIPCCEQHGIKVVAWRPLAYGLLAKEGFPVLDALAQKYGKTQGQIALNWIISKNMLVLVKATKTEHIKENIGAMSWRLSEDDIVALELGFEKWRRKYHTQ comes from the coding sequence ATGAACAATTCGCATATTGAATACACCGCATTGGGAGGCAGTCCCCTCCCTGTTCTTGGTCTTGGGACGTGGCAAATAGGTGGTAAACTGGAGAGAAGCACTAGCCACGACAAAGAAGAAATTGAAGCACTCAAAACAGGCATTCAACTTGGGCTAACGCATATTGATACCGCAGAACTCTATGGAGAAGGACATACAGAAGAACTTGTCGCGCAGGCAATCAAACAAAGCAAAGTGCCTCGAAAAGATTTGTTTATTACATCGAAGGTTATGCAGCAGCATCTTCATTATGATGATGTTCTTACGGCATGCAAGAAAAGTTTAGAGAGACTACATACTGATTATCTTGATCTATATCTTGTTCATTTTCCAAATTCACAAATTCCCATTACTGAAACTATGCGCGCAATGAATGAACTGGTTGAGAATAAGATGGTTCGCATGATTGGGGCCAGTAACTTTTCTGTTGCTGAACTTCAGGAAGCGCAGAAATATTCCAAACATAAAATTGTCGCAAATCAAATTGAATATAGCTTACTTGCACGCGACGTAGGCAAATACATGAAACGCATGGAATCTGAAATAATACCTTGCTGCGAGCAGCATGGCATAAAAGTGGTTGCGTGGCGACCGCTTGCGTATGGTCTTCTCGCAAAAGAAGGGTTTCCTGTGCTTGACGCACTTGCTCAGAAATATGGCAAAACGCAGGGACAAATCGCGTTGAATTGGATCATTTCTAAAAATATGCTTGTTCTCGTGAAGGCAACAAAGACTGAGCACATAAAAGAGAATATTGGCGCAATGAGCTGGCGATTATCTGAGGATGATATTGTTGCGTTGGAATTAGGATTTGAGAAATGGCGAAGGAAGTACCACACGC